In Pleurocapsa sp. PCC 7319, the following are encoded in one genomic region:
- a CDS encoding photosystem I assembly protein Ycf3: MPRTQRNDNFVDKTFTVMADIILKALPTNKKAKEAFAYYRDGMSAQGDGEYAEALENYEEALTLEEDPNDRSYILYNMGLIYASNGDIEKAIELYTEAIFLNPRMPQALNNIAVIYHYEGEKAKEAGNVEKAESYYDKAAEYWKQAIRIAPNNYMEAQNWLKVTGRSEMDVFF, translated from the coding sequence ATGCCACGTACCCAGAGAAACGATAACTTCGTAGATAAAACTTTTACTGTCATGGCAGACATCATCTTAAAAGCCCTGCCTACCAACAAAAAAGCGAAAGAAGCTTTTGCCTATTACCGTGACGGAATGTCCGCTCAAGGAGATGGAGAATATGCAGAAGCACTAGAAAACTATGAAGAGGCATTGACTCTGGAAGAGGACCCTAACGATCGCAGTTATATTCTCTATAATATGGGCTTGATCTATGCCAGTAACGGAGATATTGAGAAAGCGATCGAGCTTTATACTGAGGCGATTTTTCTCAACCCTAGAATGCCTCAGGCATTAAACAATATCGCTGTTATCTATCACTATGAAGGTGAAAAAGCCAAAGAGGCAGGTAATGTAGAAAAGGCAGAATCATACTACGATAAAGCTGCTGAATATTGGAAGCAAGCTATTCGGATCGCTCCAAATAACTATATGGAAGCTCAGAACTGGCTCAAAGTTACAGGACGTTCCGAAATGGATGTCTTTTTCTAG
- a CDS encoding YdcF family protein yields the protein MKLSEIDVNELSKEQITKILFGNEQDNNKQGDCIFVYGGKGIERVHKAVDLYNQERAKYILFTGGLGYGKYTYPLSFKMRDSALELGVPEENILVEDRSNHVKEGAIGEA from the coding sequence ATGAAACTATCAGAAATTGATGTCAATGAATTATCAAAAGAACAGATAACTAAAATATTGTTTGGTAACGAGCAAGATAATAATAAGCAAGGTGACTGTATTTTTGTCTATGGTGGTAAAGGAATAGAAAGAGTTCACAAGGCTGTTGATTTATACAATCAAGAACGTGCCAAATACATTTTATTTACTGGCGGGTTGGGATATGGAAAGTACACTTACCCACTATCGTTTAAAATGCGAGATAGTGCTTTAGAGCTAGGTGTACCAGAAGAAAATATTTTAGTTGAAGATCGCTCAAACCATGTTAAAGAAGGTGCGATTGGCGAAGCCTAG
- a CDS encoding DUF3365 domain-containing protein, whose product MFAFKTFRLSTKLNLILATVLICTIGTCSLFLSIVLNRKVEQEVADKAFLIIETMNSVRNYTDTQVKPELEAKLTSQPSFIPETVPAYSAREVFEELRTQPKYQDFLYKEATLNPTNPRDRADSFETQITQQFRQNKQLSEKTGFRSQENQNFYYVARPLAINKASCLECHSTPSRAPRNLINTYGTENGFGWQLNEIVASQMIYVPAEKVYAAARKIKISVIGIFILFFLIAIAITNLFLNQLVLKPIKNIAKLATEISTGNLEQQFQQDSKDELALLAKALNRMILSLRMALEMINEDK is encoded by the coding sequence ATGTTCGCTTTTAAAACTTTTAGATTGAGTACTAAGCTAAATTTAATTTTAGCAACTGTCCTGATTTGTACAATTGGGACTTGTAGTTTATTTTTATCTATAGTTCTCAATCGTAAAGTTGAACAAGAAGTAGCGGACAAAGCATTTCTAATTATTGAAACGATGAATTCAGTTCGCAACTACACTGATACTCAAGTCAAGCCTGAATTAGAAGCTAAACTAACCAGTCAGCCTAGCTTTATCCCTGAAACTGTTCCAGCCTATTCTGCTCGAGAGGTTTTTGAAGAATTAAGAACTCAGCCGAAGTATCAAGATTTTTTGTATAAAGAAGCAACCTTAAACCCAACCAATCCTAGAGATCGAGCTGACTCATTTGAAACTCAGATTACGCAACAATTTCGACAAAATAAACAGTTAAGCGAAAAAACGGGATTTCGCTCTCAAGAAAATCAAAATTTTTATTATGTTGCTAGACCTCTAGCAATCAACAAGGCTAGTTGTCTTGAGTGTCATAGTACGCCTAGCCGAGCCCCTAGAAACCTAATTAACACCTATGGTACAGAAAATGGTTTTGGCTGGCAATTAAACGAAATTGTTGCTTCACAAATGATTTATGTACCCGCAGAAAAAGTATATGCAGCGGCTAGGAAAATCAAAATTTCGGTAATTGGTATTTTTATTCTCTTTTTTCTAATCGCGATCGCGATAACTAATCTTTTCTTAAACCAATTAGTTCTTAAACCAATCAAAAATATAGCTAAATTAGCTACTGAAATTAGTACAGGCAATCTAGAGCAGCAATTTCAACAGGATAGTAAAGATGAGTTGGCATTGTTAGCGAAAGCACTTAATCGTATGATTTTAAGTTTAAGAATGGCCCTCGAGATGATTAATGAAGATAAATAG
- the serA gene encoding phosphoglycerate dehydrogenase, with translation MAKVLVSDPIDPAGIDILSQVAEVDVKTKLPIEELINIIPEYDALMLRSGTKVTAEVIEAGTQLKIIGRAGVGVDNIDVRAATRHGIVVVNSPEGNTIAAAEHALAMMLSLSRQIPNANQSVKNGKWERKKFVGNEVYKKTIGVVGLGKIGAHVAKVARAMDMKLLAYDPFVSNERAERLGCSLVDLDLLFQEADYITLHIPKTTETANLINAEALAKMKPNVRIINCARGGIIDEAALAEALKAGQIGGAALDVYANEPLGESPLTEVESNLVLTPHLGASTAEAQVNVAIDVAEQIRDVLLGLPARSAVNIPGLNPDVMEKLRPYLRLAETLGNMASQLAGGRIDELNIRLQGELASNDSQPLIVAALKGLLSQALRERVNYVNAAIEAQERGIRVIETKDSSTRDYSGGSLHMEAQGANGQHSVTGALLSEGEIRITNLDGFPINVPPNDHMLFTLHRDMPGIIGKIGSLLGSYNVNIASMQVGRKIVRGEAVMVLSLDDPLPEGILQEITKVDGIRDAYTVKLSV, from the coding sequence ATGGCAAAAGTTCTCGTCTCCGATCCTATCGATCCAGCTGGTATCGATATACTCTCTCAAGTAGCTGAAGTAGACGTAAAAACTAAGTTACCTATAGAAGAACTAATCAATATTATTCCCGAATATGATGCTTTAATGCTGCGATCGGGTACTAAAGTTACAGCAGAAGTTATCGAAGCTGGTACTCAACTCAAAATTATCGGGCGTGCAGGGGTAGGAGTAGACAACATTGACGTTCGTGCTGCTACTCGTCATGGTATTGTTGTGGTTAACTCTCCAGAAGGTAATACTATTGCAGCTGCCGAACACGCTCTAGCAATGATGTTATCTTTATCTCGTCAGATACCCAATGCCAATCAATCAGTCAAAAATGGTAAGTGGGAACGTAAAAAGTTTGTTGGCAATGAAGTTTACAAGAAAACTATTGGGGTAGTTGGTTTAGGCAAAATTGGCGCACACGTTGCCAAAGTAGCCAGGGCAATGGACATGAAACTGCTTGCTTACGATCCTTTTGTTTCTAATGAGCGAGCTGAGCGGTTGGGCTGTAGTTTAGTAGATTTGGACTTATTATTTCAAGAAGCGGATTATATTACTTTACATATCCCCAAAACTACAGAAACTGCCAATCTAATTAATGCCGAGGCATTAGCTAAGATGAAGCCAAATGTCAGAATTATTAATTGCGCTCGTGGAGGAATTATCGACGAAGCAGCATTAGCAGAAGCACTTAAAGCTGGACAAATAGGTGGTGCAGCCCTAGATGTTTATGCCAATGAACCTTTAGGGGAATCTCCGCTAACAGAAGTTGAGTCTAATTTAGTATTGACTCCCCATTTAGGAGCATCTACAGCGGAAGCACAAGTTAATGTAGCGATTGATGTTGCCGAGCAAATTAGAGATGTTTTGTTGGGTCTTCCTGCTCGCTCTGCGGTAAATATTCCTGGGTTGAATCCCGATGTAATGGAAAAACTTCGTCCTTATCTAAGATTGGCGGAAACTTTAGGCAACATGGCTAGTCAATTAGCTGGTGGCAGGATTGACGAACTGAATATACGTTTACAGGGAGAATTAGCCAGTAACGATAGTCAGCCATTAATTGTGGCTGCTTTAAAGGGACTATTATCTCAGGCACTGAGAGAGCGGGTCAACTATGTGAACGCAGCTATTGAAGCACAAGAAAGAGGTATTAGAGTAATTGAAACCAAAGACAGTTCAACTCGCGACTATTCTGGAGGTTCATTACATATGGAAGCTCAAGGAGCAAATGGTCAACACTCAGTGACTGGGGCATTACTAAGTGAAGGAGAAATCCGCATTACTAACCTAGATGGATTTCCCATTAATGTTCCTCCAAATGATCATATGTTATTCACATTACACCGGGATATGCCGGGAATTATCGGTAAAATTGGCTCGTTACTAGGTAGTTACAATGTGAACATTGCTAGTATGCAAGTAGGACGTAAAATCGTTCGAGGTGAGGCAGTAATGGTACTCAGTTTGGATGATCCATTACCAGAGGGGATTTTACAAGAGATTACTAAGGTTGATGGTATTAGAGATGCTTATACAGTAAAATTATCTGTTTAG
- a CDS encoding DUF29 domain-containing protein, which translates to MNNQLKQLYYQDLNLWRQKIITAIQNRKLENMDWDNLIEEINDMGASEKRALRSYTKRLIEHILKLKYWKSEREYNQRGWKKEVVNFREEIKSILQESPSLNSYLQQNYLDWHQKSVKAMHQEFTIPDDSFVDLEIIMTDDYFGEI; encoded by the coding sequence ATGAATAATCAATTGAAACAGCTATATTATCAGGATTTAAACCTTTGGAGACAAAAGATTATAACTGCCATTCAAAATAGGAAACTTGAAAATATGGATTGGGATAATCTGATTGAAGAAATTAACGATATGGGAGCGAGTGAAAAACGTGCCTTAAGAAGTTATACCAAAAGATTAATTGAACATATATTGAAACTTAAATATTGGAAAAGCGAACGAGAATATAATCAGCGAGGTTGGAAAAAGGAAGTAGTTAACTTTCGTGAGGAAATTAAAAGTATTCTTCAAGAGTCTCCAAGTTTAAATAGTTACTTGCAACAAAATTACCTTGATTGGCATCAAAAATCAGTAAAGGCAATGCATCAAGAATTTACTATTCCTGATGATAGTTTTGTTGATTTGGAAATAATAATGACAGATGATTACTTTGGAGAAATTTAA
- a CDS encoding YdcF family protein, which produces MKLSEIDANELSREQITKILFGNEQDNNKQGDCIFVYGGRGIERVHKAVDLYKQQRANYILFSGGLKYGKYTYPEAATMRDKALEMGIPIKAILTEELSNNTKENAISSLFTLENKFGIHTIKHLLVISVPWHYRRGMLSLKTYYPKWINYTWCPASYMKCQPDNWWQYPESYRYVMKEIANLVKFVREGQLMDIELRI; this is translated from the coding sequence ATGAAATTATCAGAAATTGATGCCAATGAATTATCCAGAGAACAGATAACTAAAATATTATTTGGTAACGAGCAAGATAATAACAAGCAAGGAGATTGCATTTTTGTCTACGGTGGTAGAGGTATAGAACGAGTTCACAAAGCTGTTGATTTATACAAACAACAGAGAGCAAACTATATCCTTTTTTCTGGTGGTCTTAAATATGGAAAGTACACATATCCAGAAGCTGCGACAATGAGAGACAAAGCCTTAGAAATGGGTATACCTATAAAAGCCATATTAACCGAGGAACTTTCCAACAATACCAAAGAAAATGCCATTTCATCTCTATTCACTTTAGAAAATAAATTTGGAATTCACACAATTAAACATCTTTTGGTTATTAGCGTTCCTTGGCACTATAGAAGAGGGATGCTTAGTCTAAAAACATACTATCCAAAATGGATCAACTATACTTGGTGTCCTGCAAGCTACATGAAATGTCAACCTGATAATTGGTGGCAGTATCCCGAATCCTATAGATATGTAATGAAAGAAATAGCTAATCTCGTTAAATTCGTCAGAGAAGGACAGTTAATGGATATAGAGCTTAGGATCTAG
- a CDS encoding acetolactate synthase large subunit codes for MGELNVAEVLIQCLENEEVEYVFGLPGEENLHILEALRDSPIQFITTRHEQGAAFMADVYGRLTGKAGVCLSTLGPGATNLMTGVADANLDGAPLVAITGQVGTDRMHIESHQYLDLVAMFAPVTKWNAQIVRPDTTTEIIRKAFKVAQSEKPGAVHIDLPENIAAMSLDAKPLHRDSREKTYASTRSLNAAAAAISKAKNPLILAGNGVIRGRASEALTEFATQLNIPVANTFMGKGAIPYTHPLSLWTLGLQQRDLISCAFDEADLVIAIGYDLIEYSPKKWNPEGNKQIIHIDESRSEIDSSYIPLVEVFGDISDSLNDIVKRCDRQGKATPSAVSLRSQIKEDYEQYANDDGFPIKPQKIIYDLRQVMAPEDIVISDVGAHKMWMARHYHSDCPNTCIISNGFAAMGIAIPGAMAAKLVYPERKIVAVTGDGGFMMNCQELETALRVNTPFVTLIFNDNGYGLIEWKQINQFGHSTSIDFGNPDFVKFAESMGLKGYRVESAADLIPTLQKALADDVPAVIDCPVDYKENLRFSQKAGDLSCEINI; via the coding sequence ATGGGCGAACTAAATGTAGCAGAAGTCTTAATTCAGTGTCTGGAAAATGAGGAAGTGGAATATGTCTTCGGTTTACCTGGAGAAGAAAATCTCCATATCCTAGAAGCTCTGAGGGACTCACCGATTCAGTTTATTACTACCCGTCACGAGCAAGGAGCTGCGTTTATGGCGGATGTGTATGGTCGCTTAACAGGAAAAGCAGGAGTGTGTTTATCGACTTTGGGACCTGGAGCAACTAACCTAATGACAGGTGTAGCTGATGCTAATCTTGATGGCGCGCCTCTGGTAGCAATTACAGGACAGGTAGGGACAGATCGGATGCACATTGAATCCCACCAATATCTTGATTTAGTAGCTATGTTTGCCCCCGTTACTAAATGGAATGCCCAAATTGTCCGCCCTGACACCACCACCGAAATTATTCGCAAAGCCTTCAAAGTCGCCCAATCCGAAAAACCTGGCGCAGTTCATATTGATTTACCGGAAAATATTGCTGCAATGTCTTTGGATGCCAAGCCTTTGCACCGAGATAGTCGTGAAAAAACTTACGCCTCAACTCGAAGTCTTAATGCTGCTGCTGCTGCCATCTCTAAAGCGAAAAACCCCCTAATTTTGGCAGGTAACGGTGTAATTCGCGGTCGTGCTAGTGAAGCCCTAACAGAATTTGCTACTCAACTCAATATTCCCGTTGCCAATACTTTTATGGGGAAAGGAGCAATTCCCTATACCCATCCCCTATCTTTATGGACACTTGGACTACAACAGCGAGATCTGATTAGCTGTGCTTTTGATGAAGCAGATTTAGTAATTGCTATCGGTTATGACTTAATTGAGTATTCTCCCAAAAAATGGAATCCGGAAGGCAACAAGCAAATTATTCACATCGATGAAAGTAGATCTGAAATCGATAGTAGCTATATTCCTTTAGTAGAAGTATTTGGGGATATTTCTGACTCTCTCAACGATATTGTCAAACGTTGCGATCGCCAAGGTAAGGCAACCCCTTCGGCAGTTAGTCTAAGAAGTCAAATTAAAGAGGATTATGAACAGTATGCTAACGATGATGGTTTCCCTATTAAGCCACAAAAAATTATCTACGATTTACGTCAAGTAATGGCACCAGAAGATATTGTAATTTCTGATGTCGGAGCGCACAAAATGTGGATGGCACGCCACTATCACTCTGATTGTCCTAACACCTGCATTATCTCTAATGGCTTTGCTGCGATGGGTATTGCCATACCTGGGGCAATGGCAGCCAAATTAGTGTATCCCGAGCGGAAAATTGTCGCAGTGACGGGAGATGGTGGGTTTATGATGAATTGTCAGGAATTGGAAACCGCTTTACGGGTTAATACTCCCTTTGTTACCTTGATTTTTAATGACAATGGCTATGGCTTAATTGAATGGAAGCAAATTAATCAGTTTGGTCACTCTACTTCGATTGATTTTGGTAATCCCGATTTTGTCAAATTTGCCGAAAGTATGGGGTTAAAAGGCTATCGAGTAGAATCGGCAGCAGACTTGATTCCAACCTTGCAAAAAGCATTGGCAGATGATGTTCCAGCAGTGATTGATTGCCCCGTAGACTATAAAGAAAATCTCCGTTTTTCTCAGAAAGCAGGGGATCTTAGTTGTGAAATTAATATTTAG
- the mfd gene encoding transcription-repair coupling factor: protein MAFASTVRAVEKSPLTRELLTKLDGGQPLLLNGIPRLPKGIVSSSLAKAQSNNLLIVCPTIEEAGRWAAQLEAMDWQTVNFYPTSEASPYDPFDPESETTWGQMQVLSVIGDRGKEEREKGKGENNQQFAIVATERSLQPHLPPPEVFASYCLNLQPGMEWTSKKLDQSLAKLGYERVSLVETEGQWSRRGDIVDIFPVSAELPVRLEWFGDELEHIKEFDPATQRSLDQLEQLLLTPTSFSVIIANTILEADKNLDDYLADTELEALLEGNPPEGMRRFLGIAFDQPASILDYLPDNTLIAIDELEQCQAHSDRWLELAESQWQSLASSLPKIHAEFATCLLNTDEFNCIYLSEIAEEKPRLNISNPESLSIHNLQARPIPTTPHQFAKLASILRGKREIYSGMTLKKYQAWLISAQPSRSVALLQEHDCPVQFIPNSQDFRAIEKAQIQDTAVALKYSGLAELEGFILPTYRIVVVTDKEFFGQHTLATAGYIRKRRRATSKKVDLNKLRPGDYVVHKHHGLGKFMELETLVYREYLVVQYADGTLRVPADSLDMLTRFRQTGKRPPELNKMATQSWSKTKTRVKKNIKKLAVDLLKLYAKRSKLEGYAYPPDNPWQQELEDSFPYQPTPDQLKATQDIKIDLESDRPMDRLVCGDVGFGKTEVAIRAIFKVITSANKQVAFLAPTTILTQQHYHTLKERFAPYPINVGLLNRFRTPSEKKEILQRLATGELDVVVGTQQLLGKDVKFKDLGMLVVDEEQRFGVNQKEKIKAFKSQVDVLTLSATPIPRTLYMSLSGIREMSLITTPPPSRRPIKTHLSPYNPEVIRNAIRNELDRGGQVFYVVPRVEGIEEISAQIREMIPNIKIAIAHGQMPEAELESTMLTFSNGESELLVCTTIIESGLDIPRVNTIIVEDSQRFGLSQLYQLRGRVGRSGIQAHAWLLYPSKQTLSDTARKRLRALQEFSQLGSGYQLATRDMEIRGVGSLLGAEQSGQMTQIGFDLYMEMLQESIQEIQGQEIPKVEDTQVDLKLTSFIPASYISDPEQKMDAYRAVATASSSKELVQIAAEWEDRYGAIPPSTQQLIQVMELKQIAKAIGFSRIKPEGKQNIVLETPMAEPAWNLLAENIPKHLRSRFVYAPKKVIVRGLGIVKPQKQLDNLIDWLGKIHKALPELELV from the coding sequence ATGGCTTTTGCGTCAACGGTGCGTGCGGTTGAAAAATCACCCTTAACCAGAGAATTACTGACTAAATTAGACGGTGGACAGCCTCTACTGCTAAATGGCATTCCTCGTTTACCCAAGGGAATTGTTAGTTCTAGTTTGGCTAAAGCCCAAAGTAATAACTTATTAATTGTCTGTCCCACGATTGAAGAAGCTGGACGTTGGGCAGCTCAATTAGAGGCGATGGACTGGCAAACTGTGAATTTTTATCCGACCTCCGAGGCAAGCCCTTATGATCCTTTTGACCCCGAATCTGAGACGACATGGGGTCAGATGCAAGTTCTTTCAGTGATCGGTGATCGGGGAAAAGAGGAAAGGGAAAAGGGAAAAGGTGAAAACAATCAACAATTCGCCATTGTCGCCACGGAAAGATCCTTGCAACCCCATTTACCACCACCAGAGGTATTTGCCTCCTATTGTTTGAATTTACAGCCAGGGATGGAATGGACCTCAAAAAAGTTAGATCAATCTTTGGCTAAATTGGGTTACGAACGAGTTTCCTTGGTTGAAACTGAAGGTCAATGGAGTAGACGGGGAGATATTGTCGATATATTCCCAGTCTCAGCTGAATTACCCGTGAGGCTCGAATGGTTTGGGGATGAGTTGGAACACATTAAAGAGTTTGATCCGGCGACACAACGCTCTTTAGATCAACTTGAGCAATTGCTATTAACCCCAACTTCTTTTAGTGTCATTATTGCTAACACAATTTTAGAAGCAGATAAAAATTTAGATGATTATTTAGCTGATACAGAATTAGAAGCTTTACTTGAAGGCAATCCCCCCGAAGGTATGAGGCGTTTTTTAGGTATTGCCTTTGACCAACCAGCTTCGATTCTAGATTATCTACCAGATAATACCCTAATTGCCATTGATGAATTAGAACAGTGTCAAGCACATAGCGATCGCTGGCTAGAATTGGCAGAATCTCAATGGCAGAGTTTAGCTTCTAGTCTCCCCAAAATTCACGCTGAATTTGCTACTTGTTTACTGAATACTGATGAATTTAACTGCATTTATTTATCGGAGATTGCGGAAGAAAAACCCCGTTTAAACATATCTAATCCTGAATCTTTATCGATACATAATTTACAAGCGCGCCCTATCCCGACTACACCCCATCAGTTTGCCAAGCTAGCTAGTATTTTGCGAGGCAAACGAGAAATATACAGTGGGATGACTTTAAAAAAATATCAAGCTTGGTTGATTTCGGCACAACCCAGTCGTTCTGTCGCTTTACTTCAAGAACATGATTGTCCGGTGCAGTTTATTCCTAATTCTCAAGATTTCCGGGCGATCGAGAAAGCCCAAATTCAAGATACGGCAGTAGCTTTAAAATATTCGGGTTTAGCTGAATTGGAAGGCTTTATCTTACCCACCTATCGCATTGTCGTTGTTACTGATAAGGAATTCTTTGGACAGCATACCTTAGCTACTGCTGGTTACATTCGCAAACGTCGTCGGGCTACTTCTAAAAAAGTCGATCTCAATAAATTACGTCCTGGTGATTATGTGGTGCATAAACATCACGGCTTGGGCAAATTTATGGAACTAGAAACTTTAGTCTATCGAGAATATTTAGTAGTTCAATACGCTGATGGTACGTTAAGAGTTCCGGCAGATTCTTTGGATATGCTGACACGGTTTCGGCAGACGGGTAAGCGTCCTCCAGAATTAAACAAAATGGCAACTCAGTCTTGGTCGAAAACCAAGACGAGAGTGAAAAAGAATATTAAAAAGTTGGCAGTCGATTTATTAAAACTCTATGCCAAACGCTCTAAATTAGAGGGTTATGCTTATCCGCCAGATAATCCTTGGCAACAGGAGCTTGAGGATTCTTTTCCCTATCAACCTACCCCCGATCAACTCAAAGCCACTCAAGATATCAAAATAGATTTAGAAAGCGATCGCCCGATGGATCGGCTTGTGTGTGGTGATGTAGGTTTTGGGAAAACGGAAGTGGCAATACGGGCAATTTTTAAAGTGATTACCAGTGCCAACAAACAAGTGGCGTTTCTTGCTCCGACCACTATTTTGACCCAGCAACACTATCACACTCTCAAAGAAAGATTTGCTCCTTATCCGATTAATGTTGGTTTATTAAATCGTTTTCGTACCCCCTCCGAGAAAAAAGAGATTCTGCAACGTCTCGCCACAGGAGAATTAGATGTCGTGGTTGGTACACAACAACTACTGGGTAAGGACGTTAAGTTCAAAGACTTAGGAATGTTAGTCGTAGATGAAGAACAAAGATTTGGGGTCAACCAAAAGGAAAAAATTAAAGCTTTTAAATCCCAGGTAGATGTATTAACTCTTTCTGCTACCCCCATCCCCCGTACCTTGTATATGTCTTTATCGGGAATTAGGGAAATGAGCTTAATTACTACTCCCCCACCATCCCGTCGCCCAATTAAAACTCATCTTTCTCCCTATAACCCTGAGGTGATCCGTAATGCGATTCGTAATGAGTTAGATAGGGGTGGACAAGTATTCTATGTTGTCCCTAGGGTAGAGGGGATTGAAGAGATTAGCGCGCAAATACGGGAAATGATTCCCAATATTAAAATTGCGATCGCTCATGGACAGATGCCAGAGGCGGAACTGGAATCGACTATGCTTACCTTTAGCAATGGTGAATCTGAATTATTGGTTTGCACTACGATCATCGAGTCGGGATTAGATATCCCTCGTGTCAACACGATTATCGTCGAAGATTCTCAACGATTTGGCTTATCCCAACTGTATCAACTACGAGGTAGAGTCGGGCGATCAGGAATTCAAGCCCACGCCTGGCTACTATACCCCAGTAAACAGACCTTATCCGATACAGCTCGTAAACGACTCCGCGCTTTGCAGGAATTTAGCCAATTAGGTTCAGGTTATCAACTGGCGACACGAGATATGGAGATTCGTGGAGTAGGCAGCCTTCTGGGGGCAGAACAGTCAGGACAAATGACACAAATTGGTTTCGATCTCTATATGGAGATGCTACAAGAGTCGATTCAGGAAATCCAAGGACAAGAAATCCCCAAAGTGGAGGATACTCAAGTGGATCTTAAACTCACCTCTTTTATTCCTGCCAGCTATATCTCCGATCCCGAACAAAAAATGGATGCCTACCGTGCCGTTGCTACCGCATCATCAAGCAAAGAATTAGTGCAAATTGCTGCGGAATGGGAAGATCGTTATGGTGCTATTCCTCCATCAACACAGCAACTGATACAGGTAATGGAATTAAAGCAAATCGCTAAAGCGATCGGCTTCTCCAGAATCAAACCTGAAGGCAAACAAAATATTGTTCTAGAAACTCCGATGGCAGAACCAGCTTGGAACCTATTAGCAGAAAATATTCCAAAACACTTGCGATCGCGTTTTGTCTATGCGCCAAAGAAGGTAATCGTTAGAGGTTTGGGTATTGTTAAGCCTCAGAAGCAGTTGGATAATCTAATTGACTGGTTGGGTAAAATTCACAAGGCATTGCCGGAGTTGGAGTTGGTGTAA
- a CDS encoding CTP-dependent riboflavin kinase: MKLRGEIRTGKNDFSFWMKKLSSFYTQKTGMNFFPGTLNVHLLDHKYYFPEDCIRLEKEEYGGIVSVSMIECRILEKDAYILRTDSDTEKHGHSPEQILEIATDTKLRDEFSLKDGDIVEVEVNAGAITKI, from the coding sequence GTGAAACTACGAGGTGAAATCAGAACAGGAAAGAACGACTTTTCTTTTTGGATGAAAAAATTATCGTCTTTCTATACACAAAAGACAGGGATGAATTTCTTTCCAGGTACACTCAATGTTCATCTTCTAGATCATAAATATTACTTTCCCGAAGATTGTATTCGTTTAGAAAAAGAAGAATATGGCGGTATTGTGTCGGTTAGCATGATCGAGTGTCGCATTTTGGAGAAAGATGCTTATATTCTGCGTACGGATAGCGATACAGAAAAACATGGTCATTCTCCAGAACAAATTTTAGAAATAGCAACAGATACTAAATTAAGAGATGAGTTTAGCTTAAAAGACGGAGATATTGTTGAAGTGGAAGTAAATGCAGGAGCAATCACAAAAATATAG
- a CDS encoding Uma2 family endonuclease, whose amino-acid sequence MKTLHKWSVKDYHQIIESGVLEGKFVELLEGEIVVMSPEKPIHSSRIDTVADYLRDILQGKAKVREAHPITLDNSEPEPDIAIVQFEKDNYATRHPYPQDIYWLIEVSNQTLTKDLEEKSVIYARNGIQEYWVIDLPHNKLWIFTQPQEKRYVNRQEITTDNINPLAFPKINIKVEQLLLNR is encoded by the coding sequence ATGAAAACACTCCATAAATGGTCGGTGAAAGATTACCATCAAATAATTGAATCTGGAGTCTTAGAAGGAAAATTCGTTGAACTACTAGAAGGTGAAATTGTAGTAATGAGTCCAGAAAAACCGATTCATAGTTCTCGGATTGATACCGTAGCTGATTATTTACGAGATATCTTACAAGGTAAAGCTAAAGTCAGAGAAGCGCACCCTATTACCCTTGATAATTCTGAGCCCGAACCAGATATTGCCATAGTTCAATTTGAAAAAGATAATTATGCAACTCGTCATCCTTATCCTCAAGATATTTATTGGCTAATTGAAGTATCAAATCAAACTTTAACCAAAGACCTAGAAGAAAAATCTGTTATTTATGCTCGCAACGGTATTCAAGAGTATTGGGTAATCGATCTGCCGCATAATAAGCTTTGGATCTTTACTCAACCTCAAGAAAAACGCTATGTAAATCGACAAGAAATTACTACAGATAATATTAATCCTCTAGCTTTCCCCAAAATCAATATCAAAGTCGAACAATTATTATTAAATAGATGA